The genomic segment CCATCAACCGCAGCATCAGGCACTTCGAAAACCTGCACCGTATCTTGATTAAGCAGCGGTTCTTGAACAAGCGCTTCAGCAGTCGATATTTTTCGGACCGGAATTCCTGACCTTTGACAACCTGCTAACCAACGCCGTACAAAGCTAGGATCATCTTCCTCAGTCTGAATAAACCATCCTCCTGTATCGGCTACACAATTAGCCGCTATCTTTTTAAGTATGCGATTTTCTCGGATGCATTCCTCTGCTGAAACCGGATCTTTCACCGCGTATCGAGCTCCGCTATGCAACAATCCATGAAAGCGTGAACTCGTCCCATAAGCCAGATCTCCCTGTTCAAAAAGCAGGGCTGATATACCACGCATACTTAAATCTCGTAGGATCCCAACACCGGTTGCTCCCCCGCCGATAATGATGACCTGAGCCGAATACGCTAACATTAACTTTCCTCCCTATCCTGACTCTCGGAATAACTAAAGCCACTGAAAAAACTGCTCCTGCGAACACTTCTTTCGGTGGCTTCTCTTCTTTCGCGGCAGTCAAAGGATTTAATATCGTTTCCGCAACGCCGTTGATGGAATTCCTAATTCATCTCGATATTTAGCAACGGTACGACGAGAAATCTCCATTTCCTTCTCTTTTAATAATTCCGAAAGTTTTTGATCCGAATAAGGCGCTTTGGGGTTCTCACTGGCGATTAAATTCTTTAACGCTTGCTTAATCCCTTCAGTCGTCACGCCGGGTTCATTTTTTATTCCTGAAGCAAAGAAAAATTTAAATTCGAAAATTCCTCGCGGAGTCTGCACATATTTATTGGAGGTAGCTCGACTTACTGTCGATTCATGAACCCCAATTTCATCCGCAATATCTTTCAGTGTCAAAGGACGTAAGTATCGTACCCCTCGGCGTAAAAATTCCTCTTGTCGGTTTACTAGAGCATTAGCGACCTTATAAAGGGTGGTCCGGCGCTGTTCAATACTCCGAATTAACCAAGCTGCAGAATTAAGCTTTTGTTCTACGAACTTCCGGGTATCATCCTCTTTATTTTGACTTAGAGCTGTACGATAGGCTTGATTGATTCCTAGCCGCGGCACTGTAATATCATTGACTAAAATAATAAATTGACCCTCAATCTCTTCAACCACAACATCAGGCACAATATAACGAACTTCGCTTGATCCAGAAAAGCGCCGACCCGGTTTAGGATCGAGCTTTCGCACCCAATCTGCAAGGGCCTGAACTTCGGGGGTCGAAACTTTCATTTGAGTCGCAATTCGTTGCAAACGTCCCGCCGCTAAATCCTCCAAATGTCTAAGAAATTCCGACATATGAGCAGGTGCATCAGGAATCAAGGGAAGCTGAAGACGTAAACATTCTTCCAAATTGCGTGCCCCTACTCCCAACGGGTCAAATGACTGAACGATAGATAGTGCCTTTCCCGCACTTGCCACAGGAATCCCCTGTTCCCGAGCAATCTCTTCTAAAGGAAGTTCAAGATAGCCATTGTCGTCCAAATTACCGATGATATATTCAACCTGGTTTACCGGAATCGAAAGCTTTTGAACGTGAAGCTGTTCGAGCAAATGCTCCTGCAAAGTAGGAGCTGTGGCAACAAAAGGTTCCATACGCTTTGTTTCGGAAGAGCCAGGCTCATATTCCCGCGTCACTCTTTCTTCCTGTCTCTGAAAGTATTCCTCCCAGTCCATATCCCAGGTATTTTCTGCTTCATTATGTTCTTCCGAATTTTGGGTTGCATTTTCTTTCTCTGTTTCTGAATTTGCGCTCGATGCATTCTCCTCAACGACTTCCAGCAAGGGATTCTCCATCAACTGCTCGTCAACAAAGCTTGAAAGCTCAAGTGCAGAGAACTGCAAGATCGTGATTGCCTGACGTAATTCCGGAGTCATTATTAACTTTTGAGTTTGTTCTAGTCGAAGACCATAACCCATCCGCACGCTTTTTCATTTCCTCCTTGCAAATACTGCTTTGATCCATGTTTAACCGTTCTGTTCCTGGATCTTCTCAGCGAGTTCATCAATCTTTCTCATACGGTGATTCACTCCTGACTTTCCAACCTTAGGATGAAGCATTTCCCCAAGTTCTTTGAGACTCGCATCAGGGAATTCCAGCCGCAGTTCTGCAATTTCTCTTAAGGGCTCTGATAACGATTGTAAGCCTATAGTGCTCGAAATCTTATTTATATTTTCAACTTGGCGAACTGAAGCATCCACCGTCTTATTCAAATTGGCGGTTTCACAATTCACCAAACGATTCACTTGATTACGCATATCCTTAAATACTCGGACATTCTCGAATTCCAATAGCGCATGATGGGCCCCAATAAAACCAAGGAACTCCACAATATGTTCACTTTCTTTGA from the Desulfitobacterium metallireducens DSM 15288 genome contains:
- the rpoN gene encoding RNA polymerase factor sigma-54, coding for MRMGYGLRLEQTQKLIMTPELRQAITILQFSALELSSFVDEQLMENPLLEVVEENASSANSETEKENATQNSEEHNEAENTWDMDWEEYFQRQEERVTREYEPGSSETKRMEPFVATAPTLQEHLLEQLHVQKLSIPVNQVEYIIGNLDDNGYLELPLEEIAREQGIPVASAGKALSIVQSFDPLGVGARNLEECLRLQLPLIPDAPAHMSEFLRHLEDLAAGRLQRIATQMKVSTPEVQALADWVRKLDPKPGRRFSGSSEVRYIVPDVVVEEIEGQFIILVNDITVPRLGINQAYRTALSQNKEDDTRKFVEQKLNSAAWLIRSIEQRRTTLYKVANALVNRQEEFLRRGVRYLRPLTLKDIADEIGVHESTVSRATSNKYVQTPRGIFEFKFFFASGIKNEPGVTTEGIKQALKNLIASENPKAPYSDQKLSELLKEKEMEISRRTVAKYRDELGIPSTALRKRY